A single genomic interval of Zingiber officinale cultivar Zhangliang chromosome 4A, Zo_v1.1, whole genome shotgun sequence harbors:
- the LOC121971276 gene encoding tubulin alpha-3 chain — MREIISIHIGQAGIQVGNACWELYCLEHGIQPDGIMPSDSSVGMACDAFNTFFSETGAGKHVPRAIFVDLEPTVIDEVRTGTYRQLFHPEQLISGKEDAANNFARGHYTVGKEIVDLCLDRVRKLADNCTGLQGFLVFNAVGGGTGSGLGSLLLERLSVDYGKKSKLGFTIYPSPQVSTAVVEPYNSVLSTHSLLEHTDVAVLLDNEAIYDICRRSLDIERPTYTNLNRLISQVISSLTTSLRFDGAINVDITEFQTNLVPYPRIHFMLSSYAPVISAEKAYHEQLSVPEITNAVFEPSSMMAKCDPRHGKYMACCLMYRGDVVPKDVNAAVATIKTKRTVQFVDWCPTGFKCGINYQPPTVVPGGDLAKVQRAVCMISNNTAVAEVFSRIDHKFDLMYAKRAFVHWYVGEGMEEGEFSEAREDLAALEKDYEEVGAEGADEDGEDPEDY, encoded by the exons CGATAGCTCAGTTGGAATGGCTTGCGATGCCTTCAATACGTTCTTCAGTGAAACTGGTGCTGGAAAGCATGTACCGCGGGCCATATTTGTGGATCTGGAGCCGACTGTCATTGACGAAGTTAGAACAGGAACTTATCGCCAGCTCTTCCACCCTGAGCAGCTTATCTCTGGAAAGGAAGATGCTGCAAATAATTTTGCCAGGGGTCATTACACAG TGGGGAAGGAAATCGTAGATCTCTGCTTGGATCGTGTTAGGAAACTCGCTGACAACTGCACTGGTCTGCAAGGGTTTTTAGTCTTCAACGCTGTTGGTGGTGGTACTGGATCTGGTTTGGGATCTTTACTCTTGGAGAGACTCTCTGTTGATTATGGCAAGAAATCAAAGCTTGGCTTCACCATCTATCCCTCTCCTCAG GTCTCTACGGCAGTTGTGGAACCATATAACAGTGTGCTTTCTACTCATTCTTTGCTCGAGCACACTGATGTTGCAGTGCTCTTAGACAACGAGGCAATCTATGATATCTGCCGAAGGTCTCTAGATATTGAGCGGCCCACTTATACCAACCTCAACAGATTGATTTCTCAGGTCATATCTTCCTTGACCACCTCTCTAAGGTTTGACGGAGCCATTAATGTGGATATCACTGAGTTCCAGACTAATCTTGTCCCGTATCCTAGAATCCATTTCATGCTTTCCTCGTATGCCCCAGTTATTTCAGCTGAGAAAGCATACCATGAACAACTATCTGTCCCTGAAATCACGAATGCTGTATTTGAGCCTTCCAGCATGATGGCTAAATGTGATCCCAGACATGGAAAATACATGGCTTGTTGTTTGATGTACCGCGGAGATGTTGTCCCCAAGGATGTCAATGCTGCCGTTGCCACCATTAAGACTAAAAGAACCGTCCAATTTGTTGATTG GTGCCCTACTGGTTTCAAGTGTGGTATTAACTACCAGCCGCCCACAGTGGTGCCTGGCGGAGACCTAGCCAAGGTTCAGCGTGCTGTGTGCATGATCAGCAACAACACTGCCGTTGCCGAAGTATTCTCAAGAATTGACCACAAGTTTGATCTCATGTACGCCAAGCGAGCATTTGTTCACTGGTACGTTGGTGAAGGAATGGAAGAAGGGGAGTTCTCAGAAGCACGAGAGGACTTGGCTGCACTTGAGAAGGATTACGAGGAGGTTGGCGCAGAAGGTGCAGATGAAGACGGGGAAGATCCTGAAGATTACTAA
- the LOC121971277 gene encoding uncharacterized protein LOC121971277 → MGETRACNSKMARERVHDEEEFLVGEKMRGGKAMAAHVSVGWWLVVAACLSCAAAERVGDPESQQQLEVRRHLKRFNKTPVKSIKSPDGDIIDCVHISHQPAFDHPFLKNHTIQMRPSFHPEKLLDDGKATSQKEAMVQQWHQNGRCPEDTIPIRRTTMNDVLRASSVKRYGRKKHKDIPNPLSFDPNLLNENNGHQHAIAYAEGEKYYGAKATINVWQPKVQESNEFSLSQLWILGGSFGEDLNSIEVGWQVSPDLYGDNYTRLFTYWTSDAYQATGCYNLLCSGFIQINNEIAMGASIYPISNYDGSQYDISILVWKDPKEGHWWMQFGRDYVLGYWPSFLFSYLADSASMIQWGGEAVNSEPDGVHTATEMGSGHFAEEGYSKASYFRNIQIVDGSNNLRAPTRVGSFTEQSNCYNVQNGNNGEWGQYFYYGGPGRSSTCP, encoded by the exons ATGGGAGAAACTAGAGCGTGCAACAGCAAGATGGCACGGGAAAGAGTACACGACGAAGAAGAGTTCTTAGTGGGTGAGAAGATGCGAGGGGGGAAGGCCATGGCGGCACACGTTAGTGTGGGCTGGTGGCTGGTGGTCGCGGCCTGCTTATCGTGCGCCGCGGCGGAGCGCGTCGGCGACCCGGAATCGCAGCAGCAGTTGGAGGTGCGGCGGCACCTGAAGCGGTTCAATAAGACGCCCGTCAAGAGCatcaag AGTCCAGATGGAGACATCATAGATTGTGTGCATATCTCTCACCAACCAGCGTTTGATCATCCTTTCCTAAAAAATCACACTATCCAG ATGAGGCCAAGCTTTCACCCAGAAAAATTGTTGGATGATGGCAAGGCAACATCACAGAAGGAGGCCATGGTTCAACAGTGGCATCAGAATGGTCGGTGCCCTGAAGACACCATCCCGATAAGGAGGACCACTATGAATGATGTGCTAAGGGCTAGTTCAGTCAAAAGATATGGGAGGAAGAAGCATAAAGACATTCCCAATCCTCTGTCATTTGATCCTAACCTTCTCAATGAGAATAATGGCCATCAG CATGCAATTGCTTATGCTGAGGGTGAGAAATACTATGGAGCAAAAGCAACAATTAATGTCTGGCAGCCAAAGGTCCAGGAATCCAATGAGTTCAGTCTCTCTCAGCTCTGGATATTAGGGGGCTCTTTCGGGGAGGATCTTAACAGCATTGAAGTTGGTTGGCAG GTCAGCCCAGATCTGTATGGGGACAATTACACAAGGCTTTTCACTTATTGGACT AGTGATGCATACCAAGCAACCGGCTGCTACAACCTACTGTGTTCTGGTTTCATTCAAATAAACAATGAGATTGCGATGGGTGCCAGCATCTACCCAATTTCGAACTATGACGGATCACAATACGATATAAGCATACTTGTTTGGAAG GATCCCAAGGAGGGGCACTGGTGGATGCAATTTGGGAGGGACTATGTGCTCGGCTACTggccttcctttctcttctcctaccTGGCAGACAGTGCGTCAATGATCCAATGGGGAGGGGAGGCTGTGAACTCTGAGCCAGATGGTGTGCATACTGCCACAGAGATGGGGAGTGGGCACTTCGCTGAAGAAGGATACAGCAAGGCGAGCTACTTCAGGAACATTCAGATAGTTGATGGTTCTAACAATCTAAGAGCTCCAACAAGGGTCGGATCCTTCACGGAACAATCGAATTGCTACAATGTGCAGAATGGGAACAATGGTGAATGGGGGCAATACTTCTACTATGGAGGACCTGGTAGAAGCTCTACTTGTCCGTAG
- the LOC121971278 gene encoding mitochondrial import inner membrane translocase subunit PAM16 like 2-like yields the protein MAARLLANILVMGSGILGRAVLQAYRKAIENANRNGVANEAINNIRRVSKTMTEQEARQILGISNDSTWPEIIQKYDVLFEKNAKGGSFYLQSKVHRAKECLEAIYQRSSQATS from the exons ATG GCTGCGAGACTTCTTGCAAACATACTTGTAATGGGTTCAGGTATATTGGGAAGAGCTGTTCTGCAAGCATATCGTAAAGCAATAGAAA ATGCCAATAGAAATGGTGTCGCAAATGAAGCGATCAACAACATCCGCAGAGTAAGCAAAACAATGACAGAGCAGGAAGCCAGGCAGATATTAGGCATATCCAACGACTCAACATGGCCCGAAATTATTCAG AAGTATGATGTTCTGTTTGAGAAAAATGCTAAAGGTGGGAGTTTCTACCTCCAGTCCAAGGTGCATCGGGCAAAAGAATGCTTAGAGGCAATTTACCAGAGAAGTAGTCAAGCAACGAGTTGA